The following proteins are encoded in a genomic region of Methylobacterium tardum:
- a CDS encoding MFS transporter — MRSEARGRLVVISALGVVEILAWGSSFYLPAVLADPIAADTGWPLAWVVGGLSIGLLVAAIASPRVGIAIHRHGGRPVLASAALLLAAGHVVIGLAPSLPVFLAGWLLLGLGMGCGLYDPAFATLGRLYGAEARPAITTLTLWGGFASTVCWPLSAFLVEQVGWRHACLAYAGLHLAVTLPLVLGLIPKAPALSTEGGAGHGADVPLTVRERRAFLLMAGVLVLGGTVMTLVSVHLIALLQARGVALAAAVSYGALIGLAQVGARIVEMANKGRYHPLWTLTAAMSLIAVGLAILAAGIPAVGVALVLYGAGNGIYSIARGTVPLALFGPVRYPVFVGRLARPGLVAQALAPSLGAVALTYGGADAAYGLLLALTLVNLGLASALWGTRPHGAEGSGAVG; from the coding sequence GTGAGGTCTGAGGCCCGCGGCCGCCTCGTCGTGATCTCCGCCCTCGGCGTGGTGGAGATCCTCGCCTGGGGTTCCTCGTTCTACCTGCCGGCGGTGCTCGCCGACCCCATCGCCGCCGACACGGGCTGGCCCCTGGCCTGGGTGGTCGGCGGCCTGTCCATCGGGCTCCTGGTGGCGGCAATCGCCTCGCCCCGCGTAGGAATCGCCATCCACCGGCACGGGGGACGCCCGGTCCTGGCATCCGCCGCGCTGCTGCTGGCGGCGGGCCACGTCGTGATCGGCCTGGCGCCGTCCCTGCCAGTGTTCCTTGCCGGATGGCTCCTACTCGGCCTCGGCATGGGCTGCGGCCTGTACGACCCGGCCTTCGCCACGCTCGGCCGGCTCTACGGCGCCGAGGCGCGCCCGGCCATCACCACGTTGACCCTTTGGGGCGGGTTCGCCAGCACCGTCTGCTGGCCACTCTCGGCCTTCCTCGTCGAGCAGGTCGGCTGGCGCCATGCCTGCCTCGCCTATGCCGGCCTCCACCTTGCCGTGACCCTGCCGCTCGTGCTCGGCCTGATCCCGAAGGCGCCCGCATTGTCGACCGAGGGAGGAGCGGGTCACGGGGCAGACGTGCCTCTGACGGTCCGCGAGCGCCGGGCGTTCCTGCTGATGGCCGGCGTGCTGGTGCTGGGAGGCACGGTGATGACGCTGGTCTCCGTGCACCTGATCGCGCTGCTGCAGGCCCGCGGCGTTGCGCTCGCGGCGGCCGTGTCCTACGGCGCGCTGATCGGGCTCGCCCAGGTCGGGGCCCGTATCGTCGAGATGGCGAACAAGGGCAGGTACCACCCGCTCTGGACCCTGACGGCGGCCATGTCGCTGATAGCCGTGGGTCTGGCCATCCTGGCGGCCGGCATCCCGGCGGTCGGCGTCGCCCTGGTGCTCTACGGAGCGGGCAACGGGATCTACTCCATCGCGCGGGGCACGGTGCCGCTCGCCCTGTTCGGCCCCGTCCGCTACCCGGTATTCGTGGGTCGCCTTGCGCGGCCGGGCTTGGTCGCGCAGGCACTGGCGCCGTCCCTCGGAGCCGTGGCGCTCACCTACGGCGGTGCCGATGCGGCCTACGGCCTGCTTCTGGCGCTCACGCTGGTCAACCTCGGCCTGGCATCCGCCTTGTGGGGGACACGGCCGCACGGCGCCGAGGGGAGCGGCGCCGTCGGCTGA
- a CDS encoding DUF1259 domain-containing protein, with product MRRLLASIAVLSTLATGASAAEPWQDAIATGLGKPGTAMPGGVYRVGLPRSDLKVTLDGVTLKPSFALGSWLAFVRHGGGDEVMVMGDLVLLEDEVNPVMKRLVENGVEITAIHNHLLRASPSTLYMHVSGHGEPGKLATILAGALGASRTPFGGETAGGTPPTGKTEPASAGEGPVPAKASAPDQALDLDTAAIDAAIGRKGKVNGGVYAVSVPRAETPKDHGMTVPEAMGSAIAINFQPTGGGKAAITGDFVLTADEVNPVIRALRANGIEVTALHNHMLDDEPRLFFMHFWANDDAGKLAKGLRDALDQVKVAKS from the coding sequence ATGCGTCGCTTGCTTGCATCCATCGCCGTCCTGAGCACCCTCGCGACCGGCGCGTCGGCTGCCGAGCCCTGGCAGGATGCCATCGCCACCGGGCTCGGCAAGCCCGGGACCGCCATGCCGGGCGGGGTCTACCGCGTCGGCCTGCCCCGGTCCGACCTGAAGGTCACCCTCGACGGCGTGACCTTGAAGCCATCCTTCGCGCTCGGATCCTGGCTCGCCTTCGTGCGGCACGGAGGCGGCGACGAGGTGATGGTCATGGGGGACCTCGTCCTGCTGGAAGACGAGGTGAACCCGGTGATGAAGCGCCTCGTCGAGAACGGGGTCGAGATCACGGCCATCCACAACCACCTGCTGCGGGCCTCGCCGAGCACCTTGTACATGCACGTCTCCGGACACGGCGAGCCCGGCAAGCTCGCCACCATCCTGGCGGGAGCGCTCGGCGCGAGCCGCACGCCCTTCGGCGGCGAGACCGCGGGCGGCACGCCGCCTACCGGGAAAACCGAACCGGCCTCGGCGGGCGAGGGTCCGGTGCCGGCGAAGGCGTCTGCGCCGGACCAGGCGCTCGACCTCGACACGGCGGCGATCGACGCGGCTATCGGGCGCAAGGGCAAGGTCAACGGCGGCGTCTACGCCGTGAGCGTGCCGCGCGCGGAGACCCCGAAGGACCACGGCATGACGGTGCCGGAAGCCATGGGCTCGGCCATCGCCATCAACTTCCAGCCGACCGGCGGCGGCAAGGCCGCCATCACGGGCGACTTCGTCTTGACCGCCGACGAGGTGAACCCGGTGATCAGGGCGTTGCGGGCGAACGGCATCGAGGTCACGGCCCTGCACAACCACATGCTCGACGACGAGCCGCGGCTGTTCTTCATGCACTTCTGGGCGAACGACGACGCCGGCAAGCTCGCCAAGGGCCTGCGGGACGCGCTCGACCAGGTGAAGGTCGCGAAGAGCTGA
- a CDS encoding Rap1a/Tai family immunity protein has protein sequence MVTMSVNLRQRCLAAVVAASVAASVPPASAAGCEGTSCAQDQGAGAPAVPPSASVDIRERRSGDLYRVCLAERGEASGWCSAYLMGVADTLAAFGDGGDKAGICAADYTIEALTETYMTWAHANAALLRTDMLAGASLALRQRWPCGR, from the coding sequence ATGGTGACGATGTCGGTGAACCTCAGGCAGCGGTGCCTCGCGGCCGTCGTGGCGGCTTCGGTCGCCGCCTCGGTTCCGCCGGCGAGCGCCGCCGGATGCGAGGGCACGTCCTGCGCGCAGGACCAGGGCGCCGGTGCCCCGGCGGTGCCGCCGAGCGCTTCGGTCGACATCCGCGAGAGGCGGTCAGGGGACCTGTACCGGGTCTGCCTCGCCGAGCGGGGCGAGGCGTCAGGCTGGTGCAGCGCCTACCTCATGGGTGTCGCCGATACGCTGGCGGCCTTCGGCGATGGCGGCGACAAGGCCGGGATCTGCGCCGCGGACTACACCATCGAGGCCCTGACCGAGACATACATGACCTGGGCGCACGCCAATGCGGCGCTGCTCCGGACCGACATGCTGGCGGGGGCCAGCCTCGCATTGCGGCAACGCTGGCCCTGCGGACGGTGA
- the arsC gene encoding arsenate reductase (glutaredoxin) (This arsenate reductase requires both glutathione and glutaredoxin to convert arsenate to arsenite, after which the efflux transporter formed by ArsA and ArsB can extrude the arsenite from the cell, providing resistance.), whose protein sequence is MPEPFDVVIYHNPECGTSRNTLAMIRNAGIEPHVVEYLKTPPNRTLVRQLLARAGLSVRDALREKGTPFAELGLGDPALSDEQLLDAVEAHPVLLNRPLVVSPKGVRLCRPSEAVLDLLPMQQGEFVKEDGERVVDEHGCRVVTA, encoded by the coding sequence ATGCCTGAGCCGTTCGACGTCGTGATCTACCACAACCCCGAATGCGGCACGTCGCGCAACACCCTGGCGATGATCCGCAACGCCGGCATCGAGCCGCACGTGGTCGAATACCTGAAGACGCCGCCGAACCGGACGCTGGTCAGACAGCTGCTCGCACGCGCCGGCCTCTCGGTGCGCGACGCACTGCGCGAGAAGGGCACGCCCTTCGCAGAGCTGGGCCTCGGCGACCCGGCGCTGTCCGACGAGCAACTGCTCGACGCGGTCGAGGCGCATCCGGTCCTGCTGAACCGTCCGCTTGTGGTGAGCCCGAAGGGCGTGCGCCTGTGCCGGCCGTCGGAGGCGGTTTTGGACCTCCTGCCGATGCAGCAGGGCGAGTTCGTGAAGGAGGACGGCGAGCGGGTCGTGGACGAGCACGGTTGCCGCGTCGTCACCGCCTGA
- a CDS encoding Cj0069 family protein translates to MTVPDPHPFKVAVVWRGDARARAEARPETSRFAAVFAALERQGLAAEPAVWVEGGADLLRAQLMAVDAVLVWVNPVTEDAGEGRGALDAVLREVAAAGILVSGHPDVIDRMGTKEVLVRTRKMGWGSDTYLYASYAALAAEFPGRLAEGPRVLKRSRGNGGIGVWKVERAAGPDVSVQEARDRSLRTVPLDAFLAERGADFAAGGALADQPFQARHLEGMVRCYVSGTRVAGFGAQYVTALAPPEHGRAPPRLYSGPDDARFQHLRGLMEAEWIPEMTRLLGLVPDDLPVVWDADFLLGPKGAGGEDTYVLCEINASSVYPIPNEAHDALAGTTSARLTAARARRPEMRA, encoded by the coding sequence ATGACCGTTCCAGACCCGCATCCCTTCAAGGTCGCCGTCGTCTGGCGGGGCGACGCCCGGGCACGCGCCGAGGCGCGCCCGGAGACCAGCCGGTTCGCGGCGGTGTTCGCCGCCCTGGAGCGGCAGGGGCTCGCCGCCGAGCCCGCCGTCTGGGTCGAGGGCGGGGCCGACCTCCTGCGGGCCCAACTCATGGCGGTCGACGCGGTGCTGGTCTGGGTGAACCCGGTGACGGAGGATGCCGGCGAGGGCCGCGGCGCGCTCGACGCGGTGCTGCGGGAGGTGGCCGCCGCCGGCATCCTGGTGAGCGGCCATCCCGACGTGATCGACCGGATGGGCACCAAGGAGGTGCTGGTCCGGACGCGGAAGATGGGCTGGGGCTCGGACACGTATCTCTACGCGAGCTACGCCGCCCTTGCGGCGGAGTTCCCCGGGCGCTTGGCCGAGGGACCGCGGGTGTTGAAGCGCAGCCGCGGCAACGGCGGCATCGGCGTCTGGAAGGTCGAGCGCGCAGCGGGTCCCGACGTCTCGGTGCAGGAGGCGCGCGACAGGAGCCTGCGCACGGTCCCGCTCGACGCGTTCCTGGCCGAGCGCGGCGCCGACTTCGCGGCCGGCGGCGCGCTCGCCGACCAGCCGTTCCAGGCGCGGCACCTGGAGGGGATGGTCCGCTGCTACGTGAGCGGTACGCGGGTGGCCGGGTTCGGTGCCCAGTACGTGACCGCGCTCGCCCCGCCCGAGCATGGACGGGCCCCGCCGCGCCTCTATTCGGGGCCGGACGACGCGCGCTTCCAGCACCTGCGCGGCCTGATGGAAGCGGAATGGATACCTGAGATGACGCGTCTGCTCGGCTTGGTCCCGGACGACCTACCGGTCGTTTGGGACGCCGACTTCCTGCTCGGGCCGAAGGGTGCCGGCGGCGAGGACACCTACGTGCTCTGCGAGATCAACGCGAGCTCCGTGTACCCGATACCCAACGAGGCACACGACGCCCTGGCCGGAACGACTTCCGCGCGCCTGACCGCGGCCAGAGCTCGGCGGCCGGAGATGCGAGCCTGA